The following coding sequences are from one Humulus lupulus chromosome X, drHumLupu1.1, whole genome shotgun sequence window:
- the LOC133805157 gene encoding amino acid permease 6-like, which translates to MTKEFEKNPMFIEQNHPHHATAVMENGDFRKNVDEDGRPKRSGTWVTASAHIITAVIGSGVLSLAWANAQLGWTAGPAVLMAFSFITYFTSTLLADCYRAPDPVTGKRNYTYMAAVKAYLGGRKVQLCGLAQYGNLVGITVGYTITASISMVAVKRSNCFHKEGHSAKCSISNYPFMIIFACIQIVLSQIPNFHDLSWLSILAAVMSFAYSSIGVGLSIAKVVGGTHAKTTLTGVTVGVDVTGSEKVWRTFQAIGDIAFAYAFSTVLIEIQDTLRSSPPENRSMKKATFAGIMTTTTFYILCGCVGYAAFGNSAPGNFLTGFGFYEPFWLIDLANVCIAIHLIGAYQVFCQPIYGLAERFCDKRWPESKFISREYAMNVPFHGVYYVSPFRLVWRTAYVVVTTLVAMIFPFFNDFLGLLGAASFWPLTVYFPIEMHIAQSKIPQYSFRWNMLKILSGACLIVSIVAAAGSIQGLATDVKTYKPFKTQ; encoded by the exons atgACCAAAGAGTTTGAAAAGAACCCCATGTTCATAGAACAAAATCATCCTCACCATGCTACTGCCGTTATGGAAAACGGTGACTTTCGTAAGAACGTTGATGAAGATGGTCGCCCCAAAAGAAGTG GGACATGGGTAACGGCGAGTGCACATATCATCACGGCGGTGATTGGATCGGGAGTACTGTCACTGGCGTGGGCCAATGCCCAGTTGGGCTGGACCGCGGGACCAGCAGTTCTCATGGCCTTTTCCTTCATTACCTATTTCACTTCTACTCTTCTGGCCGACTGTTACAGGGCCCCAGACCCCGTCACCGGAAAGAGAAACTACACCTACATGGCCGCCGTCAAAGCTTACTTAG GTGGGAGAAAAGTACAGCTTTGTGGGTTGGCTCAGTATGGTAATTTGGTTGGAATAACAGTCGGTTACACTATTACTGCCTCTATCAGTATGGT GGCTGTAAAAAGGTCAAACTGTTTTCACAAAGAGGGTCACTCGGCAAAATGTTCAATCTCAAATTACCCATTTATGATAATATTTGCTTGCATCCAAATCGTTCTGAGTCAAATACCAAATTTTCATGATCTTTCTTGGCTCTCTATACTCGCTGCTGTTATGTCCTTTGCTTACTCTAGTATCGGAGTTGGTCTCTCCATCGCTAAAGTAGTAG GGGGTACGCATGCAAAGACAACCTTAACGGGAGTGACAGTTGGGGTGGACGTGACGGGATCGGAGAAAGTTTGGAGAACTTTCCAAGCCATCGGAGATATTGCCTTTGCTTATGCCTTTTCTACTGTTCTCATTGAAATACAG GACACCTTGAGATCAAGCCCACCAGAAAACAGATCTATGAAAAAGGCAACTTTTGCTGGAATTATGACTACCACCACTTTTTATATCCTATGCGGTTGTGTTGGTTATGCAGCATTTGGAAATAGTGCACCAGGAAATTTCCTCACCGGATTTGGGTTCTATGAACCATTTTGGTTGATCGATTTGGCCAACGTTTGCATTGCCATTCATCTAATCGGTGCCTATCAG GTGTTCTGCCAGCCCATATACGGACTCGCAGAAAGATTCTGCGATAAGCGCTGGCCAGAAAGCAAGTTTATATCGCGTGAGTATGCCATGAATGTTCCATTCCATGGCGTCTACTATGTGAGCCCCTTCAGGCTGGTCTGGAGAACCGCATACGTTGTAGTGACGACATTGGTAGCTATGATATTCCCTTTCTTCAATGATTTCTTGGGTCTGCTTGGAGCAGCCTCATTTTGGCCACTGACAGTTTACTTCCCTATTGAAATGCACATTGCTCAGTCAAAAATACCCCAGTACTCGTTCAGATGGAATATGCTCAAGATCTTGAGCGGCGCCTGTTTGATTGTGTCCATTGTCGCTGCTGCTGGATCTATTCAAGGTTTGGCTACAGATGTCAAGACATACAAACCCTTCAAAACACAATGA